The DNA window CTTAGTAAAACTTGAATCTAAATACTTTGAGCAATAAGACTTCTTACTCTCACTTACACATGTTTGACAGAGAAATTTTAAGCACAAATTTGATGATCAAAATGATCAGATAATGATATATCAGCGTGTGCTGACTATTTCAGTTTGACTCTCGAAAAGCTTTTACGGAGAAGATCGGCTTGCTTTTATATTCCAAAGATAGATGATGTAACTGTTTAATTTAGAGTTTGTTCAATTGATCTATTTATATCTTTAATCTGTAGCAataatcttttcaaaatatatatgtttgcaAATGCAGATGTCGTTGTTGACATGTCATCGTCCTTTCTGACGTGTTCTGATAGTGCGCCGAAACCTGAAATTCTGTTTAAGGTTTAGTGATTGTTAGTATAAAAAGCTTTATCCGATATTTTAGCTCGGCTTTGATCCTTAATTAATGATCATAATGATTCTTTAGGGAATACATggatttggtctgactgatcaACTAAATAGACTGTCAGCTGGGCTTCATCGGTCGACCTAGAATCGATTTGGCTGTCAGTatcatttttatgttttatcagTCTGACTTTGTAATCAGTTAGACTTCTTAGTTCAATTTtcctaattgaatttaatttggTTAGGTTCTTTAATTATTCTTCAATCGTCAAAACTTAAATGTTCAACAAtgattaactaaaaataaatatataaagtaaCTAACTTTGTTAAGTTGGTGGAAATTTTTATGATTCCAAAAATTATTTCCCGTTCATTTTTTTATAATGtctttttttttgtcatttcaaattcaaatatcaataactTTCTATTTTAAATCTTATCTACGGCCGATGTACCTCGCAACGAACCATTATTTCAGATTATATTCCTTTAGCTGcaacgattttttttaaaaataataataatttccgcTAGAGAAATATATAGCACAAAATCACGATCCAACTtccataaaaaaatttgggaaatatttttttaaaaaaaatatattaaattttattaattattcaagacccttttttaattaaaaaaaaatggagcCAGTCAGAAAAATGAAATGGGTGGCATTTCTAAACCTCTGCCAAAAACCCTACACAAATCCTCCTTCGGAACACATCACTCCGctcaaacaacaatcttcagcAAATATTTTCGTTGTTTCATGAGATAGCAATGATTGAATCGGTTTCTGATTTCAAATGGAGCTGAGTTTCAAATTCGTCTCATGTATCCTTGCTGTTGGTCTAGCCATGTTTTTTCTGTTCCGCGGGATCACAAGATGTCGCTATGATGCTGCTTGTAGAACATCTCTACCGATTTcttcatattatgtgttttcaGGAAAGGCGTTCATTTGGGCTACTCATTTTTCTTGTGTTTGTCGATACCCCTTTTCTACAACTCCAGATTTCAGTAGATTTGATGGACTGTTCGATAGAGGAACGATAAAGAAAATTGTGAGTGAAGGGAGATGGGATGATTGTAGGTTAGTTGGATTCTTTGAGTCAGCTTTAGCCCCCAATTGGGTGTCGAAAATATTGCTTGAACTGAAGCAAGATCCTTTATTAGCTTTGAAGTGGTTTAAGTGGGCTCAATCACAAAATGGGTTTTTGCATACGGTGGAGAATTACTGCGTAGCTGCTCACATTTTGTTCTGTTCGAGAATGTACCATGATGCCCACGATGTTCTTACACAATTGGTTAGGGTGAAGAAGCTTGGTGAAAATGGTAACAAACAATCTCCTTGTAGTAGTATATTGGATGTTTTGTGGTTGACAAGGAACGTCTGCAGACCAGGCTATGGGGTGTTTGATGCGCTATTTAGTGTActtgttgagttgggattgttAGAGGAAGCTAGGGAGTGTTTCTTGAGGATGAGAAACTTTAGAATTGTCCCAAAAGCAAGGTCTTGTAATATTCTTTTGCATAAGTGTTCAAAGGTGACAGGTGGAGTTTTGGTGAAGAAGTTTTTTAGTGATATGGTCGGGGCTGGAATAGCACAATCCGTCTATACCTATAACATTGTTATTGGTTATTTTTGTAAAGAGGGGAACTTGCTAGCTGCAAAAAGCTTGTTTGACAAAATGAAGAGCATGGGTATTTTTCCCGATGTTGTCACTTACAATTCTTTCATAGACGCTCATGGAAAACTCGGTGAGTTGGATCATATGGTTAGTTTTTACGAGGAGATGAAAGAAGCAGGTTGTAATCCTGACATAATTACATATAATACATTGATTAATTGTTTTTGTAAATTTGAGAACATGCCTCTGGCGTTCAACTATCTTAGGGAGATGAAGGAAAGATTTCTTAAGCCTAATGTTGTAACATATAGCACATTCATAGATGCTTTTTGTAAGGAAGGAATGTTGGAACAAGCAATAAAATTTTTTGTAGACATGAGGCGAGTTGGTCTCACACCTAATGAATATACCTATACTTCTTTAATTGATGCTAATTTTAAAGTGGGAAATATTGACAATGCATTGAAGCTTGTAAAAGAGATGTTGGAAGCCACTGTGAAGTTAAATATTGTCACCTATACAGCATTGGTTGATGGCCTATGCGAAGAAGGGAAGATAAAAGAAGCAGAAGAAGTATTTAGAGCAATGCTAGAAAATGAGGTGGTACCTAACGAGAGAATCTATACAGCTTTTATTCATGGGTATCTAAAAGCAAACAGGATGGATGACGCAATGGGCATTGTGGGAAAAATGAAAGAGAACAATATCCAAGCTGATTTATTACTCTATGGAACTCTAATCTGGGGACTTTGCAACCAGGGCAGGTTTGAAGATGTGAATGTTTTGTTGGATGAAATGAATGGGTGTGATATAAAGGTCAGTGATGTGATATACACATCACTAATTGATGCATATTTGAAGGCAGGTAAAGATGGAGAGGCAACAAATCTGCTAAACAAAATGCAAGAAAGAGGAACACCTCCAACCATTGTGACATATTGCTCGTTAATTAATGGTTTATGCAGATTGGGATTTGTCCAAGAGGCcattgattattttaatttgatgAAAAGCAATGGTTTGCAACCTAATGTTATTATTTATACATCACTAATTCACGGTCTCTGGAAAAACAATCATATCGATGCTGCAAAAAAGCTGTATCTGGCGATGCTTGACGAGGGCTTATTTCCCGATAAAATTGCTTATACATCCTTGATTGATGGAAACTTTAAGCATGGAAACATTGAGGATGCCTTAGATCTGGTAAATGCAATGTCTCAAAATGGGGTGGAGTTTGATCTTTATGCCTATACATGTTTGATATATGGATTCTGTAGATGTGGTCAACTTCAGCGAGCCAGGGATCTGCTTTATGAGATGATTGAGAAAGGTGTTCAACCTGATGAAGTTGTTTATGGTTGCCTTATACGCAAGTA is part of the Primulina tabacum isolate GXHZ01 chromosome 18, ASM2559414v2, whole genome shotgun sequence genome and encodes:
- the LOC142532835 gene encoding uncharacterized protein LOC142532835, which translates into the protein MELSFKFVSCILAVGLAMFFLFRGITRCRYDAACRTSLPISSYYVFSGKAFIWATHFSCVCRYPFSTTPDFSRFDGLFDRGTIKKIVSEGRWDDCRLVGFFESALAPNWVSKILLELKQDPLLALKWFKWAQSQNGFLHTVENYCVAAHILFCSRMYHDAHDVLTQLVRVKKLGENGNKQSPCSSILDVLWLTRNVCRPGYGVFDALFSVLVELGLLEEARECFLRMRNFRIVPKARSCNILLHKCSKVTGGVLVKKFFSDMVGAGIAQSVYTYNIVIGYFCKEGNLLAAKSLFDKMKSMGIFPDVVTYNSFIDAHGKLGELDHMVSFYEEMKEAGCNPDIITYNTLINCFCKFENMPLAFNYLREMKERFLKPNVVTYSTFIDAFCKEGMLEQAIKFFVDMRRVGLTPNEYTYTSLIDANFKVGNIDNALKLVKEMLEATVKLNIVTYTALVDGLCEEGKIKEAEEVFRAMLENEVVPNERIYTAFIHGYLKANRMDDAMGIVGKMKENNIQADLLLYGTLIWGLCNQGRFEDVNVLLDEMNGCDIKVSDVIYTSLIDAYLKAGKDGEATNLLNKMQERGTPPTIVTYCSLINGLCRLGFVQEAIDYFNLMKSNGLQPNVIIYTSLIHGLWKNNHIDAAKKLYLAMLDEGLFPDKIAYTSLIDGNFKHGNIEDALDLVNAMSQNGVEFDLYAYTCLIYGFCRCGQLQRARDLLYEMIEKGVQPDEVVYGCLIRKYFELGNREEANALLNEMLERGYAHINDYEPKLA